The following are encoded together in the Portunus trituberculatus isolate SZX2019 chromosome 25, ASM1759143v1, whole genome shotgun sequence genome:
- the LOC123508951 gene encoding exportin-6-like, whose protein sequence is MATDQASLMALEGLMTEFFGLATSNSRKHDIETILGNFGQQRGAWKQCLYYLAHTHNSYVSMYCLTTLENIINKQWVGLMPEERTEIRSTLYRFVLENHKVAPYYIRNKLVKLVVDIARLSWPHFYPDFFTNVLSLSRSPDTVVLCIVFLQTISEELACPREELSYSRRTELRRLLSQQVPTMLTLLSGLLEGVVEKHKNAVTATPPPSPTHSHSHSPSRSGLSSSPIQTGSLLSNMFHSLESGPTVRMGWVLPPLDPESETIASLALNCLTHLFSWIPLSSLITPHLLNTIFLFASLGADPQHNRHHNGLVEKNCVSGESLGVLAMGAINEIMSKNCVPHDFEDFLLQMFRNTFHLLQRLVREEPNTTSRLQLLDPSYIDKFSEFLRLFVSVHLRRFENNSQFPVLEFLALLFRYTFRQHCVEAYFNCLDVWSIFLDHLSAKAQGSQERAGITRYTDALISLARGILHKIQHRHNQAELEELDHEIREEILENNNAYYGELGDGEDVSEWHSFFTRNLELVAKIAELLPDEIFSLVYEPWNDATKIYLSLQSNMVEQDGRRRLNISAEHECPRLHCLLRDLSSLLQAIGRLSTLFLGEELPKRSTTAVQVIDKLVQMANYSTGLKLFEVQTAVEVLHSDFVEVHAQVLSTLRAWVHWLSQLYGQQFVQVFPGGTQTHQHQDTCHTINKQMLVAATSILNVGAPPLIVNCGVQLLLSLSVMVRSPVALEMNQVQSLYVQAPSILSDLKVRGLILRALVNFLLLPWPSFVVDHKLDTRKHHLTTFINSFTSDIRKLDVQRLADDKSMQESLAPKLCDTLSIIQYQVGELNNTDKASRELYYHCVQDVIHQAILLFPIYVQHTSVCEEILALMVVVMQVLRVQLGAVRVEATIQTFLDVFTTRHHLQLAITTDNPAAVRVVDKFLKLLELIVSEPGQSFKRFIPNTITLCMDHIYPIVSDHTSPEVKSPLFELLRCLLEHNWKYFFKPSIHISLGAGNWDSIENEAQFIQIMQAFGQSFMQPDITIFKHNLEAMESLNSKYKLYHKGVFRNSLLVHFITVLLQVLVHRSQDLLQEEITITVYNMAAVDFSTYFGAFVPHFLQNMDGLDADQRTALKANFKTDTDLPTFTQNVQRFINDLRYYRTCNASLPPGTVKL, encoded by the exons ATG GCCACCGACCAGGCCTCGCTTATGGCTCTTGAAGGGCTGATGACTGAATTCTTCGGCCTGGCCACTAGCAACAGTCGGAAACATGACATTGAGACCATCCTGGGGAACTTTGGGCAGCAACGAGGGGCATGGAAGCAGTGCCTCTATTacctcgcccacacacacaactcttaTGTCTCCATGTACTGTCTCACCACCCTTGAG AACATCATTAACAAGCAATGGGTCGGACTCATGCCAGAGGAGAGGACAGAGATCCGGTCAACTCTGTACAGGTTTGTGCTGGAGAATCACAAGGTGGCGCCGTACTACATCCGCAACAAGTTGGTGAAGCTGGTGGTGGACATTGCCCGCCTCTCCTGGCCACACTTCTACCCAGACTTTTTTACTAACGTCTTGTCT CTATCCCGAAGTCCAGACACAGTGGTGCTGTGCATTGTGTTTCTGCAGACCATCAGTGAAGAGCTTGCATGTCCCCGAGAGGAGCTGTCATATTCCCGCAGGACTGAGCTGAGGCGTCTTCTTTCCCAGCAGGTTCCCACCATGCTCACTCTCCTTTCGG GTCTGCTAGAAGGTGTTGTGGAAAAACATAAGAATGCAGTGACAGCAACCCCTCCGCCCTCACCCACTCATTCTCATAGTCACTCACCCAGCCGGTCaggtctctcctcctctccaataCAGACAG GGAGCCTTCTCAGCAACATGTTTCACTCCTTGGAGAGTGGTCCCACAGTGCGCATGGGATGGGTGCTGCCTCCCCTTGACCCTGAGAGTGAAACAATAGCTTCCTTGGCCCTCAACTGTCTCACACATCTGTTCTCCTGGATCcccctctcatctctcatcacccctcatctcctcaacaCCATTTTCCTCTTTGCCTCACTAGGAGCTGACCCTCAG CACAACCGTCACCACAATGGTCTGGTGGAGAAAAATTGTGTGTCCGGAGAGTCCCTTGGCGTGCTGGCTATGGGTGCCATCAACGAAATCATGAGCAAGAACTGTGTCCCCCATGACTTTGAAGACTTCCTGCTGCAGATGTTCCGTAACACTTTCCACCTTCTGCAGCGGCTGGTGAGGGAGGAGCCCAACACAACCTCCCGTCTGCAGCTCCTCGATCCCAG CTACATTGACAAGTTCTCTGAGTTCCTGAGGTTGTTCGTCAGTGTTCATTTGCGGAGGTTTGAGAACAACTCTCAGTTCCCAGTGCTGGAGTTCCTTGCATTGTTGTTCCGTTACACGTTCCGCCAGCACTGTGTGGAGGCTTACTTCAATTGCCTGGATGTATGGAGCATTTTCTTGGACCACCTGTCGGCCAAGGCTCAAGGCTCACAGGAGCGTGCAGGAATCACCAG ATACACAGATGCCTTGATATCACTGGCAAGAGGAATACTGCACAAAATACAGCATCGGCACAACCAA GCAGAGTTGGAGGAACTGGACCATGAGATACGGGAGGAGATCTTGGAAAACAACAATGCCTACTATGGTGAGCTGGGTGATGGGGAGGACGTGTCTGAGTGGCACTCATTCTTCACCAGGAACCTGGAGCTGGTGGCCAAGATTGCCGAGCTGCTGCCAGACGAGATCTTCAGCTTGGTG TATGAGCCTTGGAATGATGCCACAAAGATCTACCTCAGCCTGCAGTCCAACATGGTAGAGCAAGACGGGCGGCGGAGACTCAACATTTCCGCAGAACATGAGTGTCCTCGTCTCCATTGCCTCCTTCGTGATCTGTCCTCTCTCCTTCAGGCCATTGGTAGGCTCTCAACCCTCTTCCTGGGGGAGGAGCTACCAAAGCGATCCACCACAGCTGTCCAGGTCATCGACAA ACTGGTTCAGATGGCCAACTACAGCACAGGACTCAAGCTGTTTGAGGTTCAGACAGCAGTGGAAGTCCTCCATTCAGACTTTGTGGAAGT TCACGCACAAGTGTTATCCACCCTGAGGGCCTGGGTGCACTGGCTCTCCCAGCTGTATGGCCAGCAGTTTGTGCAGGTGTTCCCCGGAGGCACCCAGACTCACCAGCACCAGGACACCTGCCACACCATCAACAAGCAGATGTTGGTTGCTGCCACCAGCATCTTGAATGTTGGG GCTCCCCCTCTCATTGTGAACTGTGGAGTACAGCTGCTGCTTTCCCTGTCTGTCATGGTGCGCTCACCCGTTGCCCTCGAGATGAATCAGGTCCAGTCTCTCTACGTCCAGGCTCCATCTATCTTGTCCGACCTCAAG GTGCGAGGGCTGATATTGCGTGCTCTGGTCAACTTCCTGCTGCTGCCTTGGCCAAGCTTCGTGGTGGATCACAAGTTGGACACACGCAAGCATCACCTCACTACTTTCATCAACTCATTTACCTCTGACATCCGCAAGCTGGATGTACAACGCTTGGCGGATGACAAGAGCATGCAAGAGTCAT tgGCCCCAAAATTGTGTGACACCCTGTCCATCATCCAGTATCAGGTAGGGGAGCTGAACAACACAGACAAGGCCAGCAGGGAACTCTACTACCACTGTGTTCAAGATGTCATTCACCaagccatccttctcttccccatctACGTCCAGCACACAA gtgtgtgtgaagagatcCTGgctctgatggtggtggtgatgcaggtgTTGCGAGTTCAGCTGGGAGCCGTCCGTGTGGAGGCAACCATTCAAACATTCCTTGATGTGTTCACcacccgccaccacctccagctGGCCATCACAACTGACAACCCGGCTGCTGTCAGGGTGGTTGACAA GTTCCTGAAATTGCTGGAGTTGATAGTGAGTGAACCAGGTCAGTCGTTCAAGCGGTTCATCCCTAACACCATCACACTGTGTATGGACCACATCTATCCCATTGTCTCAGACCACACCTCGCCAGAAGTCAAGAGCCCTCTGTTTGAGCTCTTGCGCTGTCTCCTTGAGCACAACTGGAAATATTTCTTTAA GCCGTCAATACACATCTCTTTGGGGGCTGGCAACTGGGACTCCATTGAGAACGAGGCACAGTTCATCCAGATCATGCAGGCCTTTGGTCAGTCCTTCATGCAGCCAGACATCACCATCTTCAAGCACAATTTGGAAGCAATGGAGTCACTCAATTCCAAATATAAACTCTATCACAAG GGTGTGTTTCGCAATTCCCTGCTGGTCCACTTCATCACGGTGCTGCTGCAGGTGCTGGTCCACCGTTCCCAGGACCTGCTTCAGGAGGAG ATCACTATCACTGTATACAACATGGCAGCTGTGGACTTCAGTACCTACTTTGGAGCCTTTGTGCCACACTTCCTTCAGAACATGGATGGTCTTGACGCTGACCAGAGGACGGCACTCAAGGCAAACTTCAAGACTGACACG GATCTGCCCACCTTCACCCAGAATGTCCAGCGGTTCATCAATGACCTCCGCTACTACCGCACCTGCAATGCCAGCCTTCCACCAGGCACGGTCAAGTTATAG
- the LOC123508738 gene encoding vacuolar fusion protein MON1 homolog A-like: MADSGTAAEGKAGPALPGGEAVGDELKDDTPGVSGEVMLVNTDSFEECNHDLDTQFSGGEDGPDSPLRKVHREQENELVGGMGNVSLAVEEGKQGSEGSGEAAAAAATDDSEEECVDEEYLHSPEWIQKEKHVFILSESGKPIYTRYGKEDRLVTLFGLMQALVSFVADSEDVIRCIVAGDHKFVFLVKSPLILVGVSHSVASIPQLIMQLTYVHNQIVSVLTGSALTRMFEKRRNYDFRHLLGGTERLLDNLLNMLDSHPSFLLGGVQCLPLATATRDTITQTIIQYCSKIKNLVFGLIICQNQLISLVRMKKFLLHPADLHLLFNLVNATESLKTSENWMPICLPKFDPNGYLYGHVSYLADDCEACLLLLSVDREQFFTLSEAKQKIVDRLRRHHCLEGINTAIRTSAYTVGAVGAPELRHFLYKSKTTAQFTCPEYTAPYNTPEQQRQLFGLYQQLHHRVHSVSRPLKMVYMVMDTHTLLGWVTKEFELYATLEPLVTKHNAIVYINKLLRWIKNEENKLFILSSPTF, encoded by the exons ATGGCGGACAGCGGGACAGCGGCGGAGGGGAAGGCTGGCCCTGCACTGCCTGGTGGGGAGGCTGTGGGGGACGAGCTGAAGGATGACACTCCGGGGGTGAGCGGGGAGGTGATGCTGGTCAACACGGACAGCTTCGAGGAGTGCAATCATGACCTGGACACGCAGTTCAGCGGGGGCGAGGACGGGCCAGACTCCCCCCTCAGGAAGGTGCATCGGGAACAG GAAAATGAACTAGTTGGGGGAATGGGTAATGTGTCGTTggcggtggaggaagggaagcaaggaTCTGAAGGGTCGGGGGAGgctgcagcggcggcggcaacaGATGACtcggaggaggagtgtgtggatGAGGAATACTTACACAGCCCAGAGTGGATACAGAAGGAGAAGCATGTGTTTATTCTGAGCGAGTCTGGAAAGCCCATCTATACAAG GTATGGGAAGGAGGACCGACTAGTCACCCTGTTTGGCCTGATGCAAGCACTGGTCTCCTTCGTAGCGGACAGCGAGGATGTCATCAGGTGCATCGTGGCCGGGGATCACAAATTTGTATTCCTAGTTAAGTCTCCACTGATCCTCGTTGGCGTGTCGCACTCAGTGGCCAGCATTCCTCAGCTCATCATGCAGCTCAC CTATGTCCACAACCAGATAGTCAGCGTGCTAACTGGATCAGCACTCACCCGCATGtttgagaagaggagaaactacGATTTCCGGCATCTGCTAGGAGGCACAGAGCGCCTGCTAGACAACCTGCTCAATATGCTGGactctcacccttccttcctgctgggtGGCGTCCAGTGTCTCCCGCTGGCCACTGCTACGCGAGACACCATCACTCAGACTATCATCCAGTATTGTTCCAAAATCAAA AATCTTGTGTTTGGTCTCATCATCTGTCAAAACCAGCTCATCTCCCTGGTGCGCATGAAGAAGTTCCTCCTGCATCCTGCcgaccttcacctcctcttcaatCTGGTCAATGCTACAGAGTCCTTGAAAACGAGTGAAAACTGGATGCCAATTTGTCTTCCAAAGTTTGATCCAAA TGGTTACCTGTATGGCCATGTGTCATACCTGGCTGATGACTGTGAGGCCTGTCTCTTGCTGCTGTCTGTGGACCGTGAGCAGTTTTTCACGCTCTCTGAAGCCAAGCAGAAAATTGTTGAT AGGCTGAGGAGACATCACTGCTTAGAGGGGATCAACACAGCCATACGGACATCAGCCTACACCGTGGGGGCCGTTGGGGCGCCTGAGCTAAGACATTTCCTCTACAAGTCAAAAACCACCGCACAGTTCACCTGTCCTGAATACACTGCCCC GTACAACACACcagagcagcagcggcagctTTTTGGTCTGTACCAGCAGCTGCACCACCGCGTCCACTCAGTGTCACGTCCCCTCAAGATGGTTTATATGgttatggacacacacacactgttaggTTGG GTAACGAAGGAGTTTGAGTTGTATGCAACTCTGGAGCCTCTAGTCACCAAACACAATGCCATTGTCTACATAAACAAGCTTCTCAGGTGGATtaagaatgaagagaacaaaTTGTTTATCCTAAGCTCTCCCACATTTTAA